AGCGCGAAGGTGACGATGAGCTGGCTCGTCACGGTGAAGGCATAGGGAAACATGCCGATGAGATTCGCGACGAGGATGAACATGAAGAGCGAGAAGACCAGCGGGAAGAAGCGCATGCCCTGCTCGCCCGCATTGGAGCGCAGCGTCCTGGCGATGAAATCGTAGACGAGTTCGGCGCTCATCTGCCAGCGGCCGGGAACCAGGCTGCCCCGCCGGGTCGCCAGCAGCAGGAAGCCCGTCGCCGTCGCCACCGTCAGCACCATATAGGCTGAGGCATTGGTGAAGCTGAGGTCCACCCCGCCGATTTCGAGGGGAATGAGCGGCTTGATCTCGAATTGCTGAATGGGGCCGGCCATGATCTATCCTCGCAAAGACATGAGTGTACACGCGGATCCGCCGGGCCGCGACCCGCAAAGTCGACATGCGGCGCGGGGAGGCGCGAGACGGGTTTTCAGGGAAAAAGGGTGAGCGGGGTTCAACAGGCCATCCTCGTCTCGACTGCGAGAAAAGGGGCCGTCCCCGGAACGAACAAAGGCGCGGGCCGTCCCGCGCCGGATCTGTCTACCCGCTGCGCCTGAAAATGGCAAGGACGGACCCCGACAGGGCCGGAGGTCCGTCGCGAGGATCAGGTGGTTCAGCCGCCGTCGTAAAGGCGCTGGCCGGTCAGAAGCGAATCGTCCAGCCGGCCGCCCTCGGGGAAGAGGGAGAGCGTTTCCGGCCTGTCGATGCCCGGCACCAGCCGGTGGCAGGGCTCGACGGCGCCGAGCACGGTGGTGACGGGAATGACGCCGGCCCAGATGGGGAGGGCGAAATCCTCCTCGTCGTCACCGACCCCCTTCGCCCGCACCTTGGCGACCGCCTCGTCTATCGGCATGGCGATGATCGTCGTCGCCTTCGCCTCCTGCGGCGTGATGGGACGCAGCAGCGCGCTGCGCTGCGGATAGAACCGGTCGATGACGTCGCGCATCGCCTCGTTTTTCTCCTCAGGGTCTTCCACCAGCCGCGCGGTGCCGAAGCACATGGCGGAGCGGTAGTTGGCCGAATGGTTGAAGCCCGAGCGGGCGAGGACCAGTCCGTCTAGATGTGCGACGGTGAGGCAGGCGGGCGTGCCGGCCTTCAGGTGCCGCAGCATGCGGCTTGCCGAAGAGCCGTGCCAGTAGAGCGTGTCGCCCTTGCGCCAGAAGAGCGTCGGCGTGGCATAGGGCTGCCCGTCGATGACATAGGCGACATGACAGAGCATGGCCGCGTCGAGAACGGCGTGCACGGCCTCGCGGTCATAGCTGGCGCGCTCGTGCATGCGCCTGACGCGGTTGCGCGGGGTGACGGGATAGGTGGCGGTTTCGGTCTCGACGCTCATGCGGCTCTTGCCTTTCAGGGAATGGAAGGCCAGGGTGCATCATGGCATTGGATCGAAAAAGTACCAATTCAAGGCAAAGAATTCAGGCCAATCTTCCGGACTGGTCGTCGCTCGTTCCCGTGCTGCCGGCGGCGGGGCGGCGCACGCCCGCGCTCTACCGCGAGCTGCGCCGGCTGATTGAGGCGGGCGACATTCCGCCCGGCAGCAAGCTGCCGCCGTCGCGCGATCTCGCGCAGCGCCTGAAGACGTCGCGCGGCAGCGTCGTCGCGGCCTTCGAGATGCTGATCGCGGAGGGCTATGCCGTCGCCCGCACAGGGGCCGGCACCTTCGTCGCCGACCGCGTGCCCAGCATGAAGCCCGCCATGCTCCCGGAGGCGGAGGTCGTCGAGCCGAAGATGCCGCTTCCCGGCACGCTGGGCGTCGCCATGGCGGATGCGCGCACGCTGAACATCTTTCGCACCCTGCTTTCGCGCCATCTGGCGCGGCCGGGGCCGGAACATTTCCAATATGGCGATCCGCGCGGCGGGCTTGCGCTGCGCGAGGCGATTGCCGCCTATCTCCGGCAGGCGCGCGGCGTCCGCTGCGAGGCCCGCTCGATCATCGTCACGACGGGCACGCAGCAGGGTCTTGACCTCGTCATTCGCAGCGCCCTTTCCCCGGGCGACCGCGTGATGGTCGAGGATCCCTGCTATCCGAGCGCCCGCGCCGCCTTCGCCGGCAACGGCCTTCATCTTTCGGGCCTTGCCGTCGATGCGGAGGGGGCCGATATCGCCGGCGCGGTGGCCGGCGCCCGCGCGGCCTACGTGACGCCCTCGCACCAGTTTCCGCTCGGCGTGACCATGAGCATGCGCCGCCGCCTCGCCCTCGTCGACTGGGCGCGGGCGACGGGCGGCTGGATCGTCGAGGACGACTACGACAGCGAGTTCCGCTTCGCCGGCCCGCCGCTCGCCGCCATGCAGGGCATGGATGACAGTGGCCGGGTGATCTATCTCGGCACCTTCTCCAAGGTGCTCTTCCCGGGGCTCCGCCTCGGCTATGCCGTCATTCCCGATCCGCTGCTGGAGACTGTAATGGCCCTGCGCAGCCGCAGCGACCGCAGCCCGCCGACGCTCGCCGAGGCGGCGCTGACCGACCTCATCCGCGAAGGCCATTTCGCCGCGCATCTGCGCCGCGCCCGCCGCCGGGCGCAGGCGGCGCGCGATGCACTGGTCGCGGGGTTGCTCCAGGCGGGAAACCTTTCGGTGGACGTGCCCGATCAGGGCCTCCATCTCGTCGCCGGCCTGCCGGAAGCGCTCGGGGACCTTGCCGCGGTCGAGATCGCCCGGCGCGCCGGGCTCGGCGCCCGCGCCCTTTCCGCCATGGCCGTCACCCGCCCGCCGCGGCAGGGCCTCGTGATCGGCTTTTCGGGCTTTGCGCCGGATGTGCTGGGCGCGGCGGCGCGGCGCTTCGCGGACGCTATGCCACGCGGCGGGCTTCGGTGACCTTGATCGTGGCGACCCAGGCGCGGGCGAGCGCAAGGCCGGTGGCCTCGGCAACCGGGCCGCTCTCGGCGGCGAGCGCGGCGCGCCGCTCCAGCCAGCCGGGCGCAAGGCGTGCGATATGGTCCGGGAAGATCCGCACCCATTCCTCGACCACGTCGCGATTCGCCTCGAAATGGAACTGCGTGCCGTAGACGGCGCGGCCGAGGCGGAAGGCCTGGTTCTGCGCGGCATCGTTGGTGGCGAGCCGCACCGCGCCCTCCGGCAGGGAGAAGGTGTCGCTGTGCCACTGGAAGATCGGGAAGGCGCCGGCGGCGGCGGAAAGCACCGGGTCGCCCGCGCCGTCCTTCGTGAGCGCGATGGTGCACCAGCCGAATTCCGGCGCGGTGCCGATATGGTTCGCCGCGCCATAGGCCCGCGCCAGCAGCTGGCTGCCGAGGCAGACGCCGAGCACCGACTTATCCGCCTCGCCGAAGCGGCGCATCAGGGCGGCAAGCGCCGGGAGATAGGTGTGGCTTTCGTCGTCCAGCGCGTTCTGCGGCCCGCCCATCACGACGATGGCGTCATGGCCGCTTTCGTCCGCCGGCAGCAGGTCGCCGGCATGGGGCCGGCAGATGTCGAGCTCCGCGCCCGCTTCGTCGAGCGCCGCGCCGATCTGCCCGAGCAGCGTCACCCTGTCGTTCTCCACCACCAGAACCCGCATGCCGAACTCCCTTTCGATGTCGCGCGAGACAATCACGTCGCACCGCTTCGTTCAAGGGGAGAGCAAGACGGTATCACGGATAGATCACGCCCTTGCGCAGGATGACATTGGCATAGAGCCGCGGCTCGCTCGTCTGGACGATGGTGTGGGCGGCGCGCACGCGGTTGTAGAAGTCGGCACCGACCAGCGGCACCACGGCGCGATCCGGCTCGCGCCGCGCGCAGCAGTCGATGATCTCGCGGTGTACGGGCTCCAGCCGGTCGCGTTCCTGGCGATAGGTGGAGCGGAAGATCGCCTCCTCGACGAAATCGTCGACGGGCAGGACCGAAAGCACGGCATCGAGCGCGGGGATCAGCGCCACGCCGTCGAGGCGCACCAGCCGGCGCGCATGCTCGACGCCCGGATAGTTGCCGTCGACGATGGCGATCTCGTCGCCGTGGCCCATGGCGCGCAGCGTGGCGAGCAGGTCGGGGCTCAGGATGGGATCGAGGCCTTTCAGCATCAGGCAAGCTCCTTGAAGAGAACGTTCTGGTCGGGAAGATAGCGGGAAAAGAGCGGCAGGCTGGCCCCTCCGATCGAGCGGGCGCTGCTGCCGACGGCGCCCTCGGCGATCTCGGGCAGGGTGACGCCCTGAAGGTCGAGCCGGTCGATCGCAGCCTTGGTCTCGGCGACGACGCGCTCGCGCACCCATTCGGGAAAACCCCCGTCGATGATGACGGCGGAAAAGTCGATGACCGAGGCCGATGCGACGACCGCCTGGGCGAGCGCCGCCGCCATGTCGTCGATCCAGATGTCGAGCGGCGCGCCGAAGTCGATCCAGCCGTCCGGCGAATACCAGAGCGGCGTGGGGTCGATGCCGTGCTGGCGCAGCAGGTTTTCGAGGCGGTAGATCGAGGCGATCTTGAGGAGCTGCACCGTCTCGCCGTCGCGGCCCTGTACGGGAAGCGGGCCGATAGCGCCCGCCGTGCCGGTGCGGCCGGTGAAGAGCGCCGAGTTCAGCACCACGCCGCCGCCGATGAAGGAGCCGATGAAGAGATAGAGGAAATCGGGATATTGCGGGCCGCGGCCGAAGACGAGCTCGGCCGCGCAGGCGCTCGTCGCGTCGTTCTGCAGCATGACCGGATAGGGCACGCGCCGGGCGATCTCCGCCCCGAGGTCGACGCCGCGCCATTGGTCCATGTCGGCCTGCGGCGCGCCGACCTCGCTGGCCCAGCTCCACAATTCGAAGGGCGCGGCGACGCCGAGGCCGGTGATGCGGGCGCGCTCGTCCGGTGTGATTGCGGACTCCAGCTCGGCAAGCCCTTCCTCGACGAAGGAGAGCAGCGCGCCGGGCATGGGATAGGGGTAGGTGCGGCGCACCTGCCGGCGGATGCCGCCGACGAAATCCATCATCACGAGGTCGGCGCTGCGGCGGCCGATCTTCAGCCCGAAGGAATAGACGGCATCCGGGTTGAGCAGCATGGGCACCGAGGGCTGGCCCACCTTGCCGCGCATCGGCGCGCCGCGCACCAGCAGCCCTTCGGCCTCCAGCGCGCGCATGATGACGGTGACGGTCTGGGCGGAAAGGCCGCTGCGCCGGGCGATCTCGGCCTTGGAGAGGCTGCCGTGCCGGCGCACCAGCGACATGACGAGCCGCTCGTTATAGGCGCGCACGCGCACCTGGTTGGCGCCGCCGCTCGGATCGAGGATTTCGGCCGGCGCGGCGGGTGCCGTCGCAGCGTGCTTTCTCATCGTCTCCTCCCGTGCCGGTTGGCGCCATGCGCCGATCCCGGTCCTCTTACCGGCTGACGCTCCGCTCTTCCACCGGAAACGATGCAGCCAGGGCTTCCACCCCTTCTTTGCCCGCAGCATGCCACATCGAATTAATAATTCAATTCGATTTATTTATTGACAGGCATTTCTTTTGGTGGTCTCATCACCATCGGAAGCACGGTTGGCCGGTGGAGGAACCGCCGGCTCCTGCGACCGGATGCCCCCAGGAGAGGGGCGCATCCCGTTCCGTCCTTGGGAGGATTACATGAAGAAGACCATCGTTTCCGCCGCTCTCGGCGCGCTTGCGCTCGGCGTGGCCTTTTCCTCGCCGGCTTCCGCCGCCGATGTCAGCGCCTGCCTGATCACCAAGACCGACACCAATCCCTTCTTCGTCAAGATGAAGGAAGGCGCCGAAGCCAAGGCCAAGGAACTCGGCGTCACGCTGAAGGCCTATGCCGGCAAGATCGACGGCGACTCGGAAAGCCAGGTCGCGGCCATCGAGACCTGCATCGCCGACGGCGCGAAGGGCATCCTGATCACCGCATCCGATACCAAGGGCATCGTTCCCTCCGTGCAGAAGGCGCGTGACGCCGGCATGCTGGTCATCGCCCTCGATACCCCGCTCGAGCCGCTCGACGCCGCCGACATGACCTTCGCCACCGACAACCTGCTCGCCGGCGAGCTGATCGGCAAATGGGCCGCCGCCACGCTCGGCGATGCCGCCAAGGACGCCAAGGTCGCCTTCCTCGACCTGACGCCCTCCCAGCCGTCGGTCGACGTCCTGCGCGACCAGGGCTTCATGAAGGGCTTCGGCATCGACGTGAAGGACATCAACAAGATCGGCGACGAGGACGATCCGCGCATCGTCGGCCACGACGTGACCAACGGCAACGAGGAAGGCGGCCGCACCGCCATGGAAAACCTCCTGCAGAAGGATCCGACGATCAACGTCGTGCACACGATCAACGAGCCGGCCGCCGCCGGCGCCTATGAGGCGCTGAAGGCCGTCGGCCGCGAGAAGGACGTGCTGATCGTCTCCGTCGACGGCGGTTGCCCGGGCGTGCAGAATGTCGCGGACGGCGTCATCGGCGCGACCTCGCAGCAATATCCGCTGATGATGGCTGCCCTCGGCATCGAGGCGATCAAGAAGTTCGCCGATACGGGCGAGAAGCCGAAGGCCACCGAAGGCAAGGACTTCTTCGACACGGGCGTCGCGCTCGTCACCGACAAGCCGGCAGAGGGCGTCGATTCCATCGACACCAAGGCCGGCAAGGACAAGTGCTGGGGCTAAGCCCCGGCGCCGGCCCGGCATGACCGGGCCGGCCATCCGCCACGGACGGATCGGGTGGTGATTTCCGGGCAAGCGGCCCCGAACGCACCCTTCTTTTGACAATCGCGAAAAGACGTGGGCACCCTTTCAGGGCGAATGGCGGCAAGGCCGCATTCGCAGGGGAGGACCGCTTCCGGGCGGCAGGTGCGCGCAATGCGTCCGTGCATCATTTCATCCGGCAATGCCGCGACGGTCGGCACACGGAAGGGAGGAACAGGATCATGAGTGAAACGACGGCGGCCTCGCAGGGCGTACAGTCCTCGCAGCCATCACAGGAATTCGAGAAGGTGCTCACCGGCAGTTCGACGCAGGTGGCCTCCTTCGATACGAACGACAAGACGGCCATCCAGAAGTTCCAGCATTTCCTGCACGGCAGTCCATCGGCCGTGCCGCTGATCGTGCTGGTGCTCTCGGTGGCGGTGTTCGGCGCCGTTCTCGGCGGCAAGTTCTTCTCCGCCTTCACGCTGACGCTCATCCTCCAGCAGGTGGCGATCGTCGGCATCGTCGGCGCGGCGCAGACCCTGGTCATCCTGACGGCGGGCATCGACCTGTCGGTCGGCGCGATCATGGTGCTGTCGTCCGTCGTCATGGGCCAGTTCACCTTCCGCTACGGCCTGCCTCCGGCGCTTGCCGTTGTCTGCGGCCTCGCCTGCGGCGCGCTCTGCGGCTACATCAACGGCCTGCTCGTCGCCCGCATGAAGCTGCCGCCCTTCATCGTCACGCTCGGCATGTGGCAGATCATCCTCGCCTCGAATTTCCTCTATTCGGCCAACGAGACGATCCGCTCGCAGGATATCGCCACGAACGCGCCGCTGCTGCAGGTCTTCGGCAACAACCTGAAGCTCGGCAACGCCGTCTTCACCTACGGCGTCATCGCGATGGTGCTGCTCGTCGCCGTCCTCTGGTACGTGCTCAACCACACCGCCTGGGGCCGCCATGTCTACGCGGTCGGCGACGACCCCGATGCGGCGGAGCTTGCCGGCGTCAACGTCAAGCGCATGCTGGTCTCGGTCTATACGCTGTCCGGCCTCATCTGCGCGCTCGCCGGCTGGGCGCTCATCGGCCGCATCGGTTCGGTCTCGCCCACCGCCGGCCAGTTCGCCAATATCGAATCCATCACGGCCGTGGTGATCGGCGGCCTCTCCCTCTTCGGCGGGCGCGGCTCCATCCTCGGCATGATCTTCGGGGCGCTCATCGTCGGCGTCTTCTCGCTCGGCCTTCGCCTCATCGGCACGGACCCGCAATGGACCTATCTCCTGATCGGCGTCCTCATCATCTCGGCAGTCGCAATCGACCAGTGGATCAGAAAGGTAGCAGGCTGATGGCTCTCGAACCCATTCTCACCGCACGCGGTCTCGTCAAGCGCTACGGCCGCGTTACCGCCCTCGACAATGCCGACTTCGACCTCTATCCCGGCGAAATCCTCGCCGTGATCGGCGACAACGGCGCGGGCAAGTCCTCGATGATCAAGGCCATTTCCGGCGCCATCACGCCGGATGAGGGCGAGATCAGGCTCGAAGGCAGGCCCGTCACCTTCCGCTCGCCCATCGAGGCACGCAAGGCCGGCATCGAGACCGTCTACCAGAACCTCGCGCTCTCGCCGGCGCTCTCGATCGCCGACAACATGTTCCTCGGCCGCGAAATCCGCTCGCCGGGCGTCATGGGCAGCGTCTTCCGCAAGCTCGACCGCAGCGCGATGGAGAAGTTTGCCCGCGACAAGCTGTCCGAACTCGGCCTGATGACGATCCAGAACATCAACCAGGCGGTGGAAACGCTCTCTGGCGGTCAGCGCCAGGGCGTGGCCGTGGCCCGCGCTGCTGCCTTCGGCTCCAAGGTCATCATCCTCGACGAGCCGACGGCGGCGCTCGGCGTCAAGGAGAGCCGGCGCGTGCTGGAACTGATCCTCGACGTGCGCCGGCGCGGCATTCCCATCGTGCTCATCTCGCACAACATGCCGCATGTCTTCGAGGTGGCGGACCGAATCCATATCCACCGCCTCGGCCGCCGACTGACCGTCATCAATCCCAAGGACTACACCATGTCCGACGCCGTCGCCTTCATGACGGGGGCGAAGGTGCCGGAGGCCGTTGCAGCATGATTTCGCCTGCCACGATCGTGGATGCAGTCCTGCGGCGCGCGGGAGATGCGCGCCGCTTCCTCGTCGGCCTCGCCGGCCCGCCCGCGGCCGGCAAGTCGACGCTGGCGGAAGCCCTCCGGGAGGGCCTTGTCGCGAAGGGCGAGAGCGCCGAAATCCTGCCGATGGACGGCTTCCACATGGACAACGGCATCCTCGCCGCGCGGGGCCTGCTGCCGCGCAAGGGCGTGCCGGAGAGTTTCGATGCCCGCGGCTTCATCGATATCGTCCACGCCCTGAAACGGGCGGAGGGCGAGGTGCTGGTGCCGGTCTTCGACCGTTCGCGCGAGATCGCCATCAATGCCGCCCGCGCCATCCCGCGGGAAACGCGCTTCATCCTCGCCGAAGGCAACTACCTTCTCTTCAAGGATGCGCCGTGGGACAGGCTCGACGGCGTCTTCGATTTCACCATTTTCGTCGGCCCGCCCTATGCGGTGCTGGAGGAGCGGCTGCGCCAGCGCTGGCTGGGTTACGCGCTGCCCGAGGACCAGATCGGCTGGAAGCTCTACGGCAACGACCTGCCGAACGGAAAACGCATCCTGGAGAATTCCCGCCCCGCCGATCTCCATATCGACCTTTTTTGAGGAATTGTCGGTCGTCTCTCCGGGTGCTATCGCAACTCCAGAGACTGGAGACACGCCGATGACCACCGAAATCACCATCCGCCGGCCTGACGACTGGCACCTGCACCTGCGCGACGGCGCCATGCTCGAAGGCGTGATCGGCGATACCAGCCGCCACTTTGCCCGCGCCATCATCATGCCGAACCTGGTGCCGCCGGTCGTTACCACCGCTGACGCCACGGCCTACCGCGACCGCATCCTCGCCGCCGTGCCGAAGGGTGATCGCTTCGAGCCGCTGATGACGCTCTATCTCACCGAGCACACCAATCCCGACGATGTGGAAGCCGGCTACAGGAGCGGTCTCATCCGCGCTGTAAAGCTGTACCCCGCCGGCGCGACGACCAATTCCCATGGCGGCGTGCGCGACATGGATAAGGCGATGCCCGTGCTGGAGCGCATGGCAAAGATCGGCCTGACGCTCTGCGTGCATGGCGAGGTCACGACGCCCGAGGTCGACATCTTCGACCGCGAGGCGGTGTTCATCGAGACGGTGCTGGATCCGCTGCGAAAGCGCCTGCCCGAGCTGCGCGTAACCATGGAGCATGTGACGACGAGGAACGGCGTCGACTACATCAAGGCGGCGAAGGAAAACCTCGCCGGCTCGATCACCACGCACCACCTGATCATCAACCGCAACGCCATCCTCGTCGGCGGCATCAAGCCGCATTACTACTGCCTGCCCGTCGCCAAGCGCGAGGAGCACCGGCTGGCGCTGCGTGCTGCCGCCACCTCCGGCGACAGCCGCTTCTTCCTCGGCACGGACAGCGCGCCGCATGTCGATCCCCTGAAGGAATGCGCCTGCGGCTGCGCCGGCGTCTATACCTCGATCAACACGATGAGCTGCCTTGCCCACGTCTTCGAGCAGGACGGCGCGCTCGACAGGCTTGAAGCCTTCGCCTCGCTGAACGGCCCGGCCTGGTACGGCCTGCCGGCGAACGAGGAGACGATCCGTCTCGTCAGGCGCGAGGAGGCCGTGGCCTTCCCCGCGAAGATCGAGACCGGGGCGGGGCCGGTGACGGTGTTCGACCCGATGTTCCCGCTGCATTGGGATGTAGCCTAGCGATCAGATGAAGGGCCGCGGTCCACGCTGCAGCCCCTCCCACCCAGCCAGTGCCAGAAGGCCGTCGGGATCGAGGATTTCGCAGCCCCGGTCCTGCCAGCGCATCAGCTTGCGGTCCGCCAGCTTGCGCAGCGTCTTGTTCGTATGGACGAGCGACAGGCCGAGCGTGTCGGCGACATGCTGCTGGGTGATCGGGACGACCCGCTTGCCGCCGCTCATGCCGGATAGGTGGGCGCGCTGGTGCAGGAAGGAAATGAGATAGGCGGTGCGCTCCAGCGCCGTGCGCCGCCCGACGCTGAGCAGGTGCTCGTCGAGGATGCTTTCCTCCTGCGCCGCGATCCAGGTAAGATCGTAGGCGAGCGAGGCATGGCGCTCGAAAAGCCGTCCCAGCTTGGAGCGCTCGAAGAGACAGAGCGTCACGGATGTCAGCGCCTCGACGGAGTGGTCCATCTCCCCCATCAGGCTGCCCTGGAGGCCGATGAGGTCGCCGGGCAGCACATAGTTCATGATCTGCCGCCGCCCGTCCGGCAGCAGCTTGTAGCGGAACGCCCAGCCGGAGAGCACGGTGAAGAGATGGGCGCTATGCATGCCCTCGACGAGGATCGTCGCGCCACGCTCGGCAGACAGTTCCCCGCTCTTGAACTGCGAGACGAACTCCAGTTCCTTCGCTGAAAAATCGCGGAAATCCGGAAGACTGCGCAGGGGACACTGCTGGCAGGGCGTGCGCCATCGGGTTTTCTGGTTGGCCGCCGTTCCGCTCGCCATCGTGCCTCCGCTCTCGGGACTGGCCATGCAAACGCGGCACGCGCGCGCTTGTTCCATCGCGCAGGCACTATGTCTTATTTAAATGACACCCTCTGCCCCCCGGCCCACAGTCCGCCCTCCCGAGCCGCTCCCTTCGCGGCTCCACATGGATGACACATGGATAGGAGTGCGGGCGCCATGAAGCCTTCTCTACCGCACATCTTGATCGCCGAACGCGAATTCCTGATCGCGCTCGATGCGGAGTATCTGATCAAGTTGGCACTCGATTGCCGTATCACGCTGCTCCGGCCGGAGCAGGTCGACCAATGGGATGCGGCGGCGCTGGCGGATGTCGATCTCTGCCTGTTCGATGTGCCGCTCGACGCCTCGCCGGCCGCAAGGCGCATCGAACGGCTGGTCGAGGCGCGCGTGCCGCTGCTGTTCACCAGCCTCGGCGATCTGCATGCCGGCGGTGTGGAGGGCTTCGAGGTCATTCCCGTCGCCCGCAAGCCCTATGACGGCGAGACGCTGCTTGCGCTCGTCCGGGAACGGCTGCGGCAAACGCCGTAGCCGTTCCGTAAGGCCGATCAGAACTGACGGCCGAGCTTTGCGTCGACGGAATGGCCGTTGGCGCCGCGGATCGCGAAGAACAACAGGATGAGCGTCCAGAGGATCGATTTCTCGGCGCCCATCACGCCTTCACCCTGCACCACGCCGTGGAAATAGATGGTGACGGCCAGCACGATCGTCGCGGCGAAGGCGGCCGGACGCGTGAAGAGGCCGATCGCGATGAGGATGCCGCCGAAGAACTCGGTCGCCGAAAGCAGCGGCGACCAGAAGGCGCCCGGATAGAAGCCGAGGCTCTCCACCATGCCGCTCGCGCCGAAGGGGTTGAGGATCTTGCCATAGCCGTGGGTGGCGAGAAGCAGGCCGGCGGCCACGCGCAGGATCGTTTCGGCGCCGTCATGCAAGGCGGCATAGAGACCGCCCAGCGCGGGAACGATGAGGCGGGGACGGTTGGTGGCAAGCTCGGTCATGGAGGCTCCTGTCGGAATGTTGCAGTGCGGCATCTCTCGGTGATGAAGCCGGCTGCGGCAAGATGTCCCGCGACAAAACTTGATAAATTAAGGTGACATTTACGTGAGCGGCCGCCACGCGCGGCGTGCCAAGCGCGGCCTCCTGCTATATGCTGCGCGGATCGAAGAGGGAGATCGGCATGTCCGGGCAGAAGCCGCGCGTTTCCATATTGTATTGCACCCAGTGCAACTGGTTGCTCCGCGCCGGCTGGATGGCCCAGGAGCTGCTGTCGACCTTCTCCGATTCGCTCGGCGAAGTGGCGCTCATTCCCGGCACCGGCGGCAATTTCGAGATTCATGTCGGCGAGACGCTCGTCTGGGAGCGCAAGCGGGACGGCGGCTTTCCCGGCCCGAAGGAGCTGAAGCAGCGCGTGCGCGACATCATCGAGCCGGAGCGCGATCTCGGGCACACCGACCGCGCCGGCAGCGACCATCCGTGAAACGAAAACGGCGGGCCGGAGCCCGCCGTTCATCGGTGCCGATCTGGCCCCATGGCTTACCGGTAGGGCGAATAGCACAC
The Shinella zoogloeoides DNA segment above includes these coding regions:
- a CDS encoding pyridoxamine 5'-phosphate oxidase family protein: MSVETETATYPVTPRNRVRRMHERASYDREAVHAVLDAAMLCHVAYVIDGQPYATPTLFWRKGDTLYWHGSSASRMLRHLKAGTPACLTVAHLDGLVLARSGFNHSANYRSAMCFGTARLVEDPEEKNEAMRDVIDRFYPQRSALLRPITPQEAKATTIIAMPIDEAVAKVRAKGVGDDEEDFALPIWAGVIPVTTVLGAVEPCHRLVPGIDRPETLSLFPEGGRLDDSLLTGQRLYDGG
- a CDS encoding PLP-dependent aminotransferase family protein, yielding MALDRKSTNSRQRIQANLPDWSSLVPVLPAAGRRTPALYRELRRLIEAGDIPPGSKLPPSRDLAQRLKTSRGSVVAAFEMLIAEGYAVARTGAGTFVADRVPSMKPAMLPEAEVVEPKMPLPGTLGVAMADARTLNIFRTLLSRHLARPGPEHFQYGDPRGGLALREAIAAYLRQARGVRCEARSIIVTTGTQQGLDLVIRSALSPGDRVMVEDPCYPSARAAFAGNGLHLSGLAVDAEGADIAGAVAGARAAYVTPSHQFPLGVTMSMRRRLALVDWARATGGWIVEDDYDSEFRFAGPPLAAMQGMDDSGRVIYLGTFSKVLFPGLRLGYAVIPDPLLETVMALRSRSDRSPPTLAEAALTDLIREGHFAAHLRRARRRAQAARDALVAGLLQAGNLSVDVPDQGLHLVAGLPEALGDLAAVEIARRAGLGARALSAMAVTRPPRQGLVIGFSGFAPDVLGAAARRFADAMPRGGLR
- a CDS encoding type 1 glutamine amidotransferase, with translation MRVLVVENDRVTLLGQIGAALDEAGAELDICRPHAGDLLPADESGHDAIVVMGGPQNALDDESHTYLPALAALMRRFGEADKSVLGVCLGSQLLARAYGAANHIGTAPEFGWCTIALTKDGAGDPVLSAAAGAFPIFQWHSDTFSLPEGAVRLATNDAAQNQAFRLGRAVYGTQFHFEANRDVVEEWVRIFPDHIARLAPGWLERRAALAAESGPVAEATGLALARAWVATIKVTEARRVA
- a CDS encoding RbsD/FucU family protein; amino-acid sequence: MLKGLDPILSPDLLATLRAMGHGDEIAIVDGNYPGVEHARRLVRLDGVALIPALDAVLSVLPVDDFVEEAIFRSTYRQERDRLEPVHREIIDCCARREPDRAVVPLVGADFYNRVRAAHTIVQTSEPRLYANVILRKGVIYP
- a CDS encoding ROK family transcriptional regulator translates to MRKHAATAPAAPAEILDPSGGANQVRVRAYNERLVMSLVRRHGSLSKAEIARRSGLSAQTVTVIMRALEAEGLLVRGAPMRGKVGQPSVPMLLNPDAVYSFGLKIGRRSADLVMMDFVGGIRRQVRRTYPYPMPGALLSFVEEGLAELESAITPDERARITGLGVAAPFELWSWASEVGAPQADMDQWRGVDLGAEIARRVPYPVMLQNDATSACAAELVFGRGPQYPDFLYLFIGSFIGGGVVLNSALFTGRTGTAGAIGPLPVQGRDGETVQLLKIASIYRLENLLRQHGIDPTPLWYSPDGWIDFGAPLDIWIDDMAAALAQAVVASASVIDFSAVIIDGGFPEWVRERVVAETKAAIDRLDLQGVTLPEIAEGAVGSSARSIGGASLPLFSRYLPDQNVLFKELA
- a CDS encoding sugar ABC transporter substrate-binding protein — its product is MKKTIVSAALGALALGVAFSSPASAADVSACLITKTDTNPFFVKMKEGAEAKAKELGVTLKAYAGKIDGDSESQVAAIETCIADGAKGILITASDTKGIVPSVQKARDAGMLVIALDTPLEPLDAADMTFATDNLLAGELIGKWAAATLGDAAKDAKVAFLDLTPSQPSVDVLRDQGFMKGFGIDVKDINKIGDEDDPRIVGHDVTNGNEEGGRTAMENLLQKDPTINVVHTINEPAAAGAYEALKAVGREKDVLIVSVDGGCPGVQNVADGVIGATSQQYPLMMAALGIEAIKKFADTGEKPKATEGKDFFDTGVALVTDKPAEGVDSIDTKAGKDKCWG
- a CDS encoding ABC transporter permease, with amino-acid sequence MSETTAASQGVQSSQPSQEFEKVLTGSSTQVASFDTNDKTAIQKFQHFLHGSPSAVPLIVLVLSVAVFGAVLGGKFFSAFTLTLILQQVAIVGIVGAAQTLVILTAGIDLSVGAIMVLSSVVMGQFTFRYGLPPALAVVCGLACGALCGYINGLLVARMKLPPFIVTLGMWQIILASNFLYSANETIRSQDIATNAPLLQVFGNNLKLGNAVFTYGVIAMVLLVAVLWYVLNHTAWGRHVYAVGDDPDAAELAGVNVKRMLVSVYTLSGLICALAGWALIGRIGSVSPTAGQFANIESITAVVIGGLSLFGGRGSILGMIFGALIVGVFSLGLRLIGTDPQWTYLLIGVLIISAVAIDQWIRKVAG
- a CDS encoding ATP-binding cassette domain-containing protein, with protein sequence MALEPILTARGLVKRYGRVTALDNADFDLYPGEILAVIGDNGAGKSSMIKAISGAITPDEGEIRLEGRPVTFRSPIEARKAGIETVYQNLALSPALSIADNMFLGREIRSPGVMGSVFRKLDRSAMEKFARDKLSELGLMTIQNINQAVETLSGGQRQGVAVARAAAFGSKVIILDEPTAALGVKESRRVLELILDVRRRGIPIVLISHNMPHVFEVADRIHIHRLGRRLTVINPKDYTMSDAVAFMTGAKVPEAVAA
- a CDS encoding nucleoside triphosphate hydrolase; translation: MISPATIVDAVLRRAGDARRFLVGLAGPPAAGKSTLAEALREGLVAKGESAEILPMDGFHMDNGILAARGLLPRKGVPESFDARGFIDIVHALKRAEGEVLVPVFDRSREIAINAARAIPRETRFILAEGNYLLFKDAPWDRLDGVFDFTIFVGPPYAVLEERLRQRWLGYALPEDQIGWKLYGNDLPNGKRILENSRPADLHIDLF